A single window of Stigmatopora nigra isolate UIUO_SnigA chromosome 22, RoL_Snig_1.1, whole genome shotgun sequence DNA harbors:
- the LOC144215752 gene encoding transcription factor Atoh1-like, producing MDVLSVADWCQGVKGASCESDPRDWLASGQTSAVCDTRDSSADYLEHSPYSSTGSYNESDSPGSVGQVSPPSLRKSGKGSLKVRDLCRLKGLVVTGVEQDPSALQRAPSSKAGNGVQRQRRVAANARERRRMHGLNHAFDALRNVIPALDNDKKLSKYETLQMAQIYINALSELLEDPPSSSTSNSSNSDPMPAPTAGFDCGPRSPSQPRTHCAEGQLAAHIDAISLRATFDDASFPTLQVEDNMGSPAAMGVEGPADSPRSDGEFSPQSHFSDSDEMIVEEDEIHAASF from the exons ATGGACGTCCTAAGCGTGGCAGACTGGTGTCAGGGCGTAAAGGGGGCGAGCTGTGAAAGTGACCCACGCGACTGGCTCGCTTCGGGGCAGACTTCCGCCGTCTGCGACACACGCGACTCTTCGGCGGATTACCTGGAACATTCCCCCTACTCCAGCACCGGCTCTTATAATG AGAGTGACTCGCCAGGCTCAGTAGGTCAAGTCAGCCCTCCCAGTTTGCGAAAATCGGGCAAGGGCTCGCTCAAAGTCCGGGACTTGTGCCGCCTTAAAGGCCTGGTGGTCACCGGGGTCGAGCAGGATCCATCCGCCCTACAGAGGGCTCCGTCCAGCAAGGCCGGCAATGGCGTGCAACGGCAAAGGCGCGTGGCCGCTAACGCCCGGGAGCGACGACGCATGCATGGCCTGAACCACGCCTTCGACGCCCTCCGCAACGTCATTCCGGCGTTGGACAATGACAAGAAGCTGTCCAAGTATGAGACGCTGCAAATGGCACAGATTTACATCAACGCCCTTTCGGAGCTCCTGGAAGATCCTCCGTCCTCGTCCACCTCCAACTCATCGAATAGTGACCCCATGCCGGCCCCTACAGCGGGATTCGACTGCGGTCCACGGTCGCCCTCCCAGCCAAGAACCCATTGTGCTGAGGGTCAGCTGGCCGCACATATCGACGCCATATCGCTCCGAGCCACCTTCGACGATGCCTCTTTCCCCACCTTACAAGTGGAAGACAACATGGGCTCCCCTGCGGCGATGGGTGTTGAGGGACCAGCTGACTCGCCCCGCAGCGATGGCGAGTTTTCCCCACAGTCCCATTTTAGTGACTCGGATGAGATGATAGTGGAGGAGGATGAGATCCACGCAGCGTCTTTCTAA